The Terriglobales bacterium DNA segment ATTTGCCGCCCGCTGGCGAGGATTCGGTGGTACTACAACCTGATAACCTGCCGCCGCTGTCCGTACTGCCGCCGATTACCCGCTTACAAATTACCCGATCGCAATTTCCTGGAGAAGTGCTCCCAGCCGCGGATTTTCAGCCGGCGTCGTCTTCCGTTTTCTTCCAGCCAGATTTGCCGCTTGCCGGACGGAATGATCTCGCCGATCGCCGTCACCGGTACCGCACCGATCTTCGCGGGAACGCGCCACGACTTCGCTGCGGTGAACAGCAATTCGTAGTCTTCGCCACCGTGGAGAGCATATTCCAGATGATCGCTGGGCATGCTTCCTGTCCAAAGCACCGCACCCACTTCTGACTCTTGGCAGATGTGCTCGAGATCGGTGGAGATACCGTCGCTGACATCGATCATCGCTGATGCCAGCCGCTCTCGCCGAAGGTAGCGGCCAATTTCAATGCGTGGAGTGGGAAAGAAGTGTGCCGGATACGAGCGGGGACGCAATTTCTTGCCGTTGCGCAGCAGGCCGAGAGCAGCAGCTGATGACCCAGGATTTCCGGTCACGTAGATGACATCACCGGGACGCGCACCGCAGCGCAGGATGGCTTCTCCCCGCGGCACCGAACCCACCACCATGATGTCGGCGAGTATGCCCGCCGTTGACTGAGCAATATCACCGCCTGCCAGGGGCGCATGAAATCGCCGGCTCAGGCCCAGCAGGCCGCGCAGGAAGGCATCAACCCATGACTGGGGAAGCTGGGCAGGCAGCCCGAGCGAGAGAAAGGCCGCCAGGGGCTCACCTCCCATCGCCGCAATATCGCTGAGCCCGCGCGCTAGGCA contains these protein-coding regions:
- the thiL gene encoding thiamine-phosphate kinase, with the protein product MAVVYSSAALPKPEKQLIRRLRSLARFKGRLPRSLVTGIGDDCAVLRVQPGHEVLVTTDLNLEDVHFRRAWHPAESVGHRCLARGLSDIAAMGGEPLAAFLSLGLPAQLPQSWVDAFLRGLLGLSRRFHAPLAGGDIAQSTAGILADIMVVGSVPRGEAILRCGARPGDVIYVTGNPGSSAAALGLLRNGKKLRPRSYPAHFFPTPRIEIGRYLRRERLASAMIDVSDGISTDLEHICQESEVGAVLWTGSMPSDHLEYALHGGEDYELLFTAAKSWRVPAKIGAVPVTAIGEIIPSGKRQIWLEENGRRRRLKIRGWEHFSRKLRSGNL